The genomic segment aggtttgcctgtaccttcaagatcatcactaacctgttaaacacacaaaaaataagactaatccacttctaaaaacgaatttgagtgtggctccatattactgaactgctctagtctgtggctccattttctatcctgtatttccaggcaataaattctcggttaaatgtgattcaagcgtattcttttcactaataaggtttgcctgtaccttcaagatcattactaacctgttaaacacacaaaaaataagactaatccacttctcaaaacgaatttgagtgtggctctatattactgaactgctctagtctgtggctccattttctatcctgtatttcaaggcaataaattctcggtaaaatgcgattcaagcatattcttttcactaataaggtttgtctgtaccttcaagatcatcactaacctgttaaacacacaaaaaataagactaatccacttctcaaaacgaatttgagtgtggctccatattactgaactgctctagtctgtggctccattttctatcctgtatttccaggcaataaattctcggttaaatgcgattcaagcgtattcttttcactaattaagtttgcctgtaccttcaagatcatcactaacctgttaaacacacaaaaaataagactaatccacttctaaaaacgaatttgagtgtggctccatattactgaactgctctagtctgtggctccattttctatcctgtatttccaggcaataaattctcggttaaatgtgattcaagcgtattcttttcactaataaggtttgcctgtaccttcaagatcattactaacctgttaaacacacaaaaaataagactaatccacttctcaaaacgaatttgagtgtggctctatattactgaactgctctagtctgtggctccattttctatcctgtatttccaggcagtaaattctcggttaaatgtgattcaagcgtattcttttcactaattaggtttgcctgtaccttcaagatcatcactaacctgttaaacacacaaagaataagactaatccacttctcaaaacgaatttgagtgtggctccataatactgaactgctcaagtctgtggctccattttctatccagtatttccaggcaataaattctcggttaaatgtgattcaagcgtattattttcactaataaggtttgtctgtaccttcaagatcattactaacccgttgaacacacaaaaaataggaCTAATCCACTTTTCATaccagaatttgagtgtggctccgtATTACTGCATAGCACCATGGCCTGGCCTGGCCTGGCCCCGATTTCTCCGTGGCCCGGCCTCAATTTCTCTGTGGCCCGGCCCcaatttctccgtggcctggccccaatttctccgtggcctggccccatttcagtggcctggccccaaagccacaaaaaagtGATCACTCCCTCTctgacgcttagcacgatgcgccacagtGCCAAGCTCATCAACTTCtctctcctgggataaatatgaaaataatgcattttatatCTCTACACATATATTTAATGACAATTTCCAACATTCAACCACCGTTACACTAAATTTGGCGgtccagtagtatgtgtaccgatatgggggtaactaattttgtttgcctattttacattaaattgtgtaaagggactgaaacctatgagcagggggtatattcacttggcaaacACAGAGAGTTCCAGACTCATAATGGAACTAAATCAGgcaaaatcagaataaaattatggcctaacctggtacacatactaccggagtaccctaaatttttatcaacaatctAGTCTCACAAAAATCTATAGATGTGACACATTCATCAAAGAGCGGACCGTTCAGTCCTGCATTTCAACTGGATctaaaatggatttttttttgtaaatgtggAAACAACAAAGTGAAGTTGATAGATAAATTGTAACATTGCTACCTGCACACTGAAAAGGGGGTGACAGTCTTCTTATCGGCTTTGTATTCCTgcgaaaattaaatttccatCTTTTTTAATAGTGCATTATGGTAGGAAGAGTGTTTACTGGGTTTATCCAcgtgataaattaaattgagACGTCTCTATTTTTGGCTATTAAAAAATCTGACCTTTTCCAGTTATTCAACCCGGGgaaatgcatatatatattagcaaaaaaaactttttattagTAACTGCGAGTATTCATAACCCTAACCCaaaagtagggctgggcattttcaaataccagatgatttcagaatcgaatcgaatatttttttcgaatcgaatacttgggagatatataattgtatgtaactttcttattgtattagATCCTCCAGATacataaattactggaaacgtataatacatcactcagaaagattgctgagcgttcacacacaataaaaagcACGTTTCATCAATAATGCACTACAGAAAGGGGTCGAAAGTcagaattttgttgaaaaaatatacctcgaccattggcagaaaggaaaaaacaagatggcggcgattcgaaattgcgctctgaaccgattcaaataatttactaatctattcgaaatgcccagccctacccaAAAGAAGAATGGGCCccgtaaataaaaattttttatcaGCGAGTGTAAGCATTCATATAATGGGGTAGAAGGGACTAGAAAAGGTTCAAAAAATCTCTTTTCACATCTTGCTCTTGCTTAACATTTATATTCTTGTGAGACTCAATATTGGAAAGGCCATCAAATCACTCAAACTGAGAATCCTAGCAGACAAATAAATCGTGCAAATATGCttcaaaaacaacaaataaacaGGGGGGTGTTTTTtgcgaaaaaaaataaaaatcagtgCGGTTGCTTGAAATGCAGTTAATTTCTAAACAAGCCTCTTTACATAAGTCAGTGTAGGACTCTGAAAAGTGCAATCTGACAGACACAATAGCAAGGATGGAAGTTGTACTTTGAGATATCTTTAACggtactccagaagtgtgtgtaccaatatggaggtaactaattttgttcgcctacttcacgggactgaaacctatgagcagggggtatattcacttgactaacacagacagtcctgaatttgttatagaactaaaaaaaggaaaatcgggatgaaattatggcctaacccaaacctggtacatacactacggagTACCTCTTCAACTCATTAGTGTAGGGATTGCATACAGTCGTATTCTTTTAAGGGATTTAAAAGAAGCAAAAGCAAAGTAATTCACTGTATAAATGAGCAATATACGATAGTAACTAAAATACAGAGAAAGAAGGATGCTTAGAGTGAGGCCTACCTCAACTTCGTACTAAAGCATGACAAACTGTAGGGTGAGATCCATCTCAAGCTTACGAAGTTGCGGTCCGGCATGATGGCGTAGCAGTTAATAAATTAGACCATTGGTTCCCAACCACCATGCCGCGGCACATTACCGTGCCGCTAAAAGACTTTGGCCTGCCGCAaagagatttcatttttgaatttatttcaagtgattccaatTTCCAATCTCTTGAATTTCGCAAGAATTacctcttgctaacaaacagaaacgacaaaGTTGTGTTTCGGCATGATGGCATAGCAGTTAAAACTTTAGACATATCTATGTTTCCCCTCGCAGGTTACAAATTTAGAGTCCAAATACCACGTCGCCCCCTCACCTAGAGTAAAATACATTTGGTGGGCAGTGCCGAACCTAACGAAGGGATGTCGCAGGATTAAGCCATCTTAGTAATTTCCATAAGCTTCACCTGAAAGGCTTTGATCATATATAGGGTGCCCATAAAGtctcaaaattttgttgaattgcaaagggaattcatcaataccatatattgttttggccctcgcagatgtattaaatgagtaaaaataattcaagaattactgattaaaaaacaacaaacctggttaagatatattgagaactgacttcataaccaAATTGTGAAGAgaatggacaccctgtatattttacacttttaaatttttattcggAGGCCCCATGTTTGCACATCACTTGGgtagaaattaaataaaacacaaaatacatattaaaatgataaattcTACAAATGCACAACACTGTTGAACTCTATTACCTTTTCAAATTGAGATCATTGACGTAGGGaaagggtcggcaaccttttgtcgctcgcgggccaaaattaaaggttgcaagtcattggcgggcggcacatatttttagaaagaaaAAACCTGATcgaatgatactttttataatgaaaatcaagcagtgatacatctctggaatagaatatatatttattggacacgtttagtggccataacgatcgtttcaaaattttgttgttattgttattgttatttgtctccgtctccatttttaaaaaatcgattttctcttcgaatactggaccaattgctttgatattttcagtggttaaagataaaatttttctccagaaggctattattttttttctcgctatgacgtcatcaaaattattgccactgggtgacgctacgtgtccatatatttgagcatagctctcttgtttccttattgcatctcataaaatgccatttgaatattttcagcgccattgaacgctttgcacttagcatcaacttttctgcgttttctTGCCATTTGTCTAGTAATAATctaattatatgctcattaacgAGTAAATGTGAATTATGTACTTGTTAGGTTATGATACagtctaaagaatataatcgccaaaacggctgttttgtcACTAaaattcagtgaagcgttgcGGGCCCGatggccgtaggttgccgacccctgacttAGGGTAACCTATTTCTAAAGCAAGTTCACTATTGGTCAGAGTATTCCAGGACGAGCGCACGTTTGACTaacattgaaaaaatagaacaatatGGAATTTGAAACACTGTTTGAACTTGTGTAAACTCTAAGGTTATTCCATGTCATTGTCCTGAAGTACCCTCTACAAAAGGTTACATCAGGTCAAACTTTAGTTGTCCTTTGTTTAGGCAGCAGAATATCAAACTCATCAGTTTCATCAACATCTTTGTCTCTTTGATTTACTCTGGTTATGTTCTCTGTAGCTCCAGACTGTGTTATTCTGTTTGAGAAAAACAAGGAATACGAGGTTGGCATTTACTACAATGAGGCGTTTTCATTCTGGGCCCTGGGGTCTTTAGAGGGCCATGCAATGTCGTTCCAGGGCGCATTATGAGTAGATATTCACAGATAATATTCGCCAAGACTAcattgaatataaattaaattaactgttatttttgttcaatttcttttttgctTTCGTTTGTTGATAAATGGTGACTAAAGAGGGTCAAGCCATTAGAGCCGCTGGTCAAGTGAATCACTCAGTTACAATACATGGCAGTTAGTCGATTAGCTGCAATAAAACGTCTCCAGCTCTGGTTTAGGTAGAGACTAGTACCGACCGAAAATGTCTgaaagttcaaaaaaaaaaaattcaagccCTTTCAAGAATACCTGCATCTCAGTGCTTATGTGGAGACTAATTCAGACCAAAAAGTGTGGAAATATCGCAAAAAATACCCTCTTTTACACATATAAGCATTTATGCGTCTTAGGTTGAGCCTATTTCGtagtaaaatgaatgaaattcaTACCAAACCAGCTAGGGTAGAAGGAATATCTCGATAGATGCTTAGAATGAGCATTGATCAGGGCGAAAGGTAAGAAATATTCCCACCCAGTTTTACACAAACAAGCGTTCTATGGGTCTTAAATCACTGCTTATGTTAAGACTATCTTTAGCAAAAAGTATTCCAGCTCTCCAAAAACATGTATATTTCAATGTATctcaatgaaaaattgaatcGAAAAATCAATCTCAGAGGAAAACGAAGAAAATGTCCCAGTCCTCTTAAATCATACTAACTTTGCGAATTGTGATGTATGCTCAGACAGAGCCTAATTCAGAGCGAAACATGTGAAATATCGCAAGAAAATATCTTCTTAAAAAGCAATTTCCTATGAATTTTTGTCACTGCTCAGGTAGAGTTTTGTTTAGagctaaaaaaattaaaatctcaTATCCCAGCCTTTCAAAAACATATCTCAATGATTGCTTTTGTAGAGCTTAATTAGAGAGTCACTGCATGAGCCAGGGAGGATAAAATGTATTActagtagggctgggcatttttgaataccttgtgatttcagaatcgaatcgaataatatatttcgaatcgAACCGCATctagaatacttgaaaatatataattgtaagcgactttattatagtaattggtcctctcaacaaatgaattactgaagacatagaataaatcacccagatagattactgagcgttcacacagaataacaaacacgttttatcaataactcactacagaaaatagtcatatgtcagaatttcgttgaaaaaatacgacttcaatgaaaaaaaaattggggaattcacctcgaccattagcggaaggataaaaacaagatggcggcgattcgaaatttagctttgaaccgattcgaataatttactattcgattcgaatattcgattcgaaatgcccggCCCTAATTACTAGCTTTCTGTTAACTGCTAAACAAGAGCCTAGCCCAgagaaaaaagaataaatttcacaaaaggGGGGTAAAAAAAACTCACGCTTCCTCTGGGTCCTCATCACTGTCATACTGGTCCAACTTCAAGTACGGGTTATCACACCCAGGGCGAAATTTGTACCCGGTGATTGTGAAGAATATGAAAGCTCCCGCTTCGGAGAATAGCTGGAAAAATTGTATGCAAGTTAGTGATAGTAATTGGACACCATGTCCAAAATTTTGCCGCAATAAAATTTCACTGTATATCAAGTTGTTGTGATAAAAACCGTTAAGTTTATAATACTCttaaataatgaattttttttaaatgaaaagataCTTCAAAAACCTGACTGTTTTGCCGCATTGGAGAATTCGACGCATGAAAAATCACTGCAaaagcattttgctgtaaatcAAGTACTTGTGATGAAAACTGCTAGGTTTAAATggttagggtatgctcttaaataacgaatcttttctAAATAATAAGGAACTTCAAAAACCCAAAGTGCTCTTGCTGCAATTTTTCTTACGCAACGAATTTTCCTGCTGCAAATTTCCTAAAAccattggacacaaaatggataTATGGATCGTTGTATTATCAGGTTGTTGTTGTGAAACTTTTGCAGAATGtttgattcatttttgaaaCTGTCTCTAAGATCTCGAATTTGAGAATATTCATAGAAAGTACTTACAGCATGAACCCATATGAGTTGGAATGGCAGTGTGATTTCCAGTAGATAGACAATTATTCTTGTGAAATAGAGATAACAGACAACCTGAGAATAAAATGAGAGTGTTATGGGTGCTACAATaactgacatgagcaaactacgacCCACCTGATGTTGCCACAAGCaaagtaaaaccaaattttgatgtttcagctaaaaatagctcaaggattttattgagattgtgattaaatttagttttggcacaagtcTTATTGTTTTCCTCTTTTggttttgtaacactgtaaatattgttcataaagtTCACAATAACATGGTCCACGAGACTATGTGGGCACAATTTTTGTCTCGTGGTTTAAAACAACTGGCCCAGAGCCTTGCTTAGAGCAGAGATTAAGAAGCAGAATGACtcaccaaaatataaaaatgcctGAAAAGTTCTAGTTTTGCGAGATTCATTGCAGCTTTCCCATCTGTTTGTGAGGCTTCTTGAAGGTGGCGAATCGACCTGTTAACATGAGGTAATTGAAATGTTGATTTTGACCCAATGGTTAACACAGTCTGTCTGTTGATTGTCTGTATGTCTGCCATGTTTGTCCGTGTATCTGACAAGTTTGTCGTGTTTCTCAAAAGTTTGTCCGAAAAGTTTACCTGTGTGTCTGACATGTTTGTTTGTGTGTCACAAGTTTGTCTGCGAGTCTGGCCTGTTTGTCTGCGTGTCTGATATGTATGGTTATTTACCCTGTATGATTGTCTGTATGTCCGCTAAGTTTGCCTTGTATGCCTAACAAGTTTGTATGTGTGTCTAAAAGGTTTGTCAGGCATTTGTCTGTTTGTGTGTGTGACATCTATGTTAAATGCCGCATATGATTaactgtatgtttgtctgtgtgtctggtatgtttgtctgtatgtctgacACGTTTTTCTGTATGTCTGACAcgtttgtctgtatgtctgacacatttgtctgtatgtctgacACGTTTTTCTGTATGTCTGACAcgtttgtctgtatgtctgacatgtttgtctgtatgtctgacatgtttgtctgtatgtctgacaagtttgtctgtatgtctgacatgtttgtctgtatgtctgacatgtttgtctgtatgtctgacatgtttgtctgtatgtctgacATGTTTGTCTGTGTGTTGAACAAGTTTGTCTGATCAAACTCACCATACAACAGGCACCAGTATGGCTCCACAGCACAGGATATCAAccaatataacaatatttttccaGGTGTAATAGGACTTGTTTCCTTCCTCTGTTTCTTCCATAATAATATAGGCTACGTTTACCATGACCTAAAACAAGGAGtattttatatacattgttgGTGGCGGACAGTGACAATCaccacaaaaaaatgaaatatctgaaaattaAACTAGTAATCCAATAAAGAGCTGGATAAAAGGCTGTGGTTTGCTATataattgtgacgtcatattcGATTTCCTCTCCTCAtggtcaaaaataaaaatcttataATTCCCCAATTCCCCTGGATGGGTATTCCCCATGGGATGGAAAAAATCTCATTCAATCCCACCAGCTCTCCTGCACAAGCACAGGTATTCCCCCCGGGATGAAAAAAAATCGTATTCAGTTCCCCAGCTCACCTACATGGGTATTCCCCTCGAGATGAAGATAAAAATCTCATTCCCCCATCTTACTTGTATGGGTATTCCCCCAATAGTGAATTTTTTTACTTAATTTCCCATTTATGTGCATGGGTATTTCCCCGGGATGAAAAAAATCTTAGTCAATCCCCCCCCGTCCACATGCACAGTTATTCTCCCAGAATcaaaaaatcttaattttccTGCTCACCTGCACAGGTATTCCCCCCGAAATAAAATTCTTATCAATCACCCTATCTCACATACATAGGGTATTTCCCCTCCCCGGGATAAAAATCTTATGTAATTCCCCAGCTCACCTGCATGGGTATAACAATCATAAACAATTTCTTGTCTCGGTCGCTTAGAAGGTATTTAATGAACGCCCATCCTGTGCCGATTAGCAAGAGACAGATGATCAGGAGAATGCCTTTCAATCTGTAAATAGGAGGATGAAAAATATGAGAGCGACATCTAGTGGCCACCAAGGATATTAAAATATAGGGAATTGAACTTTGACCCTGTTTAGTTCATAGGGTGATTCACCGCATTATGCTGAGTGTTGacattgcacctctgattactctacTCGGGTTCGAATCTTGTGatagataattatgtgcgagaggattgtgGAACCCCCCACTATTGTTCATGTAACCGCCACATTATAAACACTCAGATAATACTTACAAATGGACGATGTAATAGATGACGGCCCAGGCTTCAGTTCTCCCATCTTTTGCAATGAAATAATAGTCCAGCTGAATAGAGATTTTATGAGTGGCATTAGGAGAATATcagaattttgattttcaaacttCTATAACTTTATATTGAAATACATAGGTAAATATTGCTACAAAATATGACAGACCACCTTAAAAAGGAAATTGTGGGACACTGCACACTGGTCACGCCTATGTTCCCAACCTTAAGAGATAAGCATGCTCACGTTTACTTCTGAGCGATCGTAACTTTACTCGAATATACGAGTCTCTTTTTTTATTCCGACCTAGTACACCTAACCATGCTTTATGCTTTGAGTGAATCAATCCCTTTAAAAAGATTCCCCAATTAATGTACTTACAGAATGAAACATCACAGAAAGCCCTTTCACAAATATAATAGCAGCCATCAGGTAATGGATCTTGAAGACTTTTTCTTGCGTAGTACAGATCAATCTTAACCAAATACAGCCGATGAGAAAGAACATTGCCGATATAATGCCGTACATCATTGGCAACGCCATGTCCCCAGCTGAAAGATAACTGTCCATGTTCCTTTCAATAATGTGAGCCTGTGGGTAAgatataaaaaacaattttattttttgttcactGGTGttgagccctcaactaaaagttcAGTTAGTCGCTGTGATTATTTTAAGAATATTATAATGGATTGTATTCTTCTGGACTTGCCTTTCCGAAAAAGTTTTTGATCGTCAAACTCAATTGGCGGTTCCACCCTTTTTACTGTCAGTGTACCTCAgtgttttttttaactttttgtgGAGCGAAACCCAGTAAAACATCGCATTGGCTCATGGAACTCCTGTACAATCGTTTGATTGaccaaattgtataaaacagcAATTTTAATATGGACTTTCCGAGTTTTCAGCTGCCAAACTCAATTGGCTGTCTCACATTTAAATATTCCATAAGCTCGAGGAACACCTGTgcaataatttaattgtttgaATTGTATAAACCAGGGTgatccaaacccaggcccgcgggccacatgtggcagCTTCGTTATCTATGTCCCACGTCGCATTCGaagaggaatcaaaaaatcgcatttcgtgtggtttcgtcataaaattaaccaagaAATcctttgacatattgttgcatcactaatgtcactgaattgactagtgttatggcttgctgaggcaactagcgaagttaaacgagcgaagttcttggcactattgtggcccgcgaacaatgcaaaagtaattttgtggcccgcagagctgccaatcttggactaccaggtataaactataaatatatataaaaccgAAGCTAATACTGCCCGAACTTTGAAGCGTAGCAATCaatcaaattgttttttattagccatccAGGCAAACAGGCACAAcaaagcaaaattgaaaatatatacatatccATGCATTTGCCAAGAATGGACAGgataaccgcgaaatgaccattcggtctACCTGTCTGCGGCTGCCTTTCAATAGCTGTATTAGAATTTATGAATCCAATTTACCACAACACAAGTAAACGCTTTTATGCGAGAACAGCATAGCCTCGAGATGGCGCTACAGGATAATAAGTCGCCATGGTTTTCTAGAATTAGGAATTTCCCCTCTATATTATTTTGATGCAATGCTGTCCTAGCAGTTAGCTAGATGTTTTCGAAGGAGAATTCAGCAAGGAAGTTGAACATTATATAATGTAGTTATAATAGAGTTAGCTGTAGATCACTTGAGAAGTACTCATACTCATCAAGTTTGATAACTTGTGGTTTAACTTGTAGAACCCGAGGGTGCTGCGAAAACCTGGTTAAAAACCACGACAGCAAGCACTGTAAGAGCACTCGAAGCCAACACTAAAGATATTACAAGAagttcatatttatcctgagggaGAGAATAAGCCAAAAAAAATGGCCCAATAAACATATGGTAAGTAGAAAATATATGCATTTCAGACAATGAATTATAAAcaaaatcacttttatttaaTGGTATCTAATAAAGAATCTTGCGCTAGTTTGCTAGCTAGTTTGAGATGAGAATTT from the Styela clava chromosome 5, kaStyClav1.hap1.2, whole genome shotgun sequence genome contains:
- the LOC120344303 gene encoding protein GPR107-like, whose protein sequence is MKSIIFISILTMFGIGLTEGRIHLLPITDDERPVIVLTSFGYLKGGYLEVNITSLTMTGANQQAVVGFSFDKSSSSGTSSYVEREESTRGCVLNEQSGTETTFENVPRALLKIVQDSTGGSYKLEVKERGLYGLQFYETKKAYADAHPSVAAAQSQDKVETPTTSITPTTKSTTTTEKAEENKPDTKPDATSNEATSRRKKRAAIAGDATKKETDATKDNADANKKETDATEEEKYDSTKYSKPRYLPIAGNYEDGMNILFYVRMEEENQIGLYELYFHNCENLGPQEANVKSARAAFTAHIIERNMDSYLSAGDMALPMMYGIISAMFFLIGCIWLRLICTTQEKVFKIHYLMAAIIFVKGLSVMFHSLDYYFIAKDGRTEAWAVIYYIVHLLKGILLIICLLLIGTGWAFIKYLLSDRDKKLFMIVIPMQVMVNVAYIIMEETEEGNKSYYTWKNIVILVDILCCGAILVPVVWSIRHLQEASQTDGKAAMNLAKLELFRHFYILVVCYLYFTRIIVYLLEITLPFQLIWVHALFSEAGAFIFFTITGYKFRPGCDNPYLKLDQYDSDEDPEEAITQSGATENITRVNQRDKDVDETDEFDILLPKQRTTKV